One genomic segment of Microbacterium sp. ProA8 includes these proteins:
- the topA gene encoding type I DNA topoisomerase, which produces MAEGKKLVIVESPTKMKSIQGYLGDGYEVLSSVGHIRDLADKRDIPADKKQAYGKYSIDVENGFDPYYVESERGKKTVAELKRALKGADELLLATDEDREGEAIAWHLLQTLKPKVPVKRMVFHEITKDAIQAAVGNTRELDLALVDAQETRRILDRLYGWDVSPVLWFKVQQGTSAGRVQSAATRLVVDRERERMAFVSASYWDIEALAAPNRPQGIDESFSTRLARVDGAVLARGTDFDDKGQLKKAVVVLDEAQVRELAAAIEAAGEASVTALESKPGTRSPKPPFTTSTLQQEAGRKLSMSAKHAMGVAQRLYEKGYITYMRTDSTALSTQAIQAAREQAVAMYGDASVPLNPRTYRNNSKNAQEAHEAIRPSGETFRTPSEVTGQLDRDELRLYDLIWKRTMASQMSDAKYETTTVTLEVAAGARRAEFTASGTVYTFKGFLEAYEEGRDEKRSDADKSDDQALPAMAVGDVLRLRDVEPKGHSTSPKPRYTEASLVKALEEKGIGRPSTFASIIDVILNRGYVTKRGQALIPSWLAFSVVRLLEQHFADLVDYDFTAALEDDLDAIARGEQKRQDWLKDFYFGSDDQVGLRNIVDNLGEIDARALNSTPIGDVATLRFGKYGPYLEVPDKENPDAEPRRVNIPEDLAPDELTPARAQELIDAPVAGDRVLGENPANGKLVVVKDGRFGPYVQETDPPTAEEVDEATGEVVAVAVPEPAPKKRGAKKEAAPKPRTASLFKSMSVDTIDLDTALQLLDLPRTVGIDPETQTPITAQNGRYGPYLKKGTDSRTLQSEQQIFDITLDEALAVYAQPKYGARGASSALKEFEADPTSGKAIKLKDGRFGPYVTDGETNATIPRGEDAMEVTFERAVQLLADKRAKGPAKRPARRTTTTRKPAAKK; this is translated from the coding sequence TTGGCAGAAGGCAAGAAGCTCGTCATCGTCGAGTCACCGACGAAGATGAAGTCGATCCAGGGGTATCTCGGCGACGGCTACGAGGTGCTGAGCTCGGTCGGCCACATCCGCGACCTCGCGGACAAGCGCGACATCCCGGCAGACAAGAAGCAGGCGTACGGGAAGTACTCGATCGACGTCGAGAACGGCTTCGACCCTTACTACGTCGAGAGCGAACGCGGCAAGAAGACGGTCGCCGAGCTCAAGCGCGCGCTGAAGGGGGCGGACGAGCTCCTGCTCGCCACCGATGAAGATCGCGAAGGCGAAGCCATCGCGTGGCACCTGCTGCAGACGCTGAAGCCGAAGGTGCCGGTCAAGCGCATGGTGTTCCACGAGATCACCAAGGACGCCATCCAGGCCGCGGTCGGCAACACGCGCGAGCTCGACCTCGCGCTCGTCGACGCCCAGGAGACCCGCCGCATCCTCGACCGCCTGTACGGCTGGGACGTCAGCCCCGTGCTCTGGTTCAAGGTGCAGCAGGGCACGTCGGCCGGGCGCGTCCAGTCCGCCGCGACGCGGCTCGTGGTCGATCGCGAACGCGAGCGGATGGCCTTCGTGTCGGCGTCCTACTGGGACATCGAGGCGCTCGCCGCACCCAACCGCCCGCAGGGCATCGACGAGTCGTTCTCCACGCGTCTGGCGCGCGTCGACGGCGCCGTGCTCGCCCGCGGCACCGACTTCGACGACAAGGGCCAGCTGAAGAAGGCCGTGGTCGTGCTCGACGAGGCGCAGGTGCGAGAGCTCGCCGCCGCGATCGAAGCGGCGGGTGAGGCATCCGTCACCGCCCTCGAGTCCAAGCCCGGCACCCGCAGCCCCAAGCCCCCCTTCACGACCTCGACGCTCCAGCAGGAGGCAGGTCGCAAGCTCTCGATGAGCGCCAAGCACGCCATGGGCGTCGCGCAGCGGCTCTACGAGAAGGGGTACATCACTTATATGCGCACCGACTCGACCGCGCTGTCGACGCAGGCCATCCAGGCCGCGCGTGAGCAGGCGGTCGCGATGTACGGTGACGCATCGGTGCCGCTCAACCCGCGCACCTACCGCAACAACAGCAAGAACGCGCAGGAGGCGCACGAGGCGATCCGCCCGTCGGGCGAGACCTTCCGGACCCCCTCCGAGGTCACGGGACAGCTGGACCGCGACGAGCTGCGCCTGTACGACCTCATCTGGAAGCGCACGATGGCCAGCCAGATGTCCGATGCGAAGTACGAGACCACCACCGTGACCCTCGAGGTCGCGGCCGGTGCCCGTCGCGCCGAGTTCACCGCATCCGGAACCGTCTACACGTTCAAGGGCTTCCTCGAGGCGTACGAAGAAGGCCGTGACGAGAAGCGCAGCGACGCCGACAAGTCCGACGACCAGGCGCTTCCGGCGATGGCCGTGGGCGATGTGCTGCGCCTGCGCGACGTCGAGCCGAAGGGGCACTCCACGAGCCCCAAGCCGCGCTACACGGAGGCGAGCCTGGTCAAGGCGCTCGAGGAGAAGGGCATCGGCCGCCCGTCGACCTTCGCGAGCATCATCGACGTGATCCTGAATCGCGGCTACGTCACCAAGCGCGGTCAGGCGCTGATTCCGAGCTGGCTCGCGTTCAGCGTGGTGCGCCTGCTCGAGCAGCACTTCGCCGACCTCGTCGACTACGACTTCACCGCGGCGCTCGAGGACGACCTCGACGCGATCGCCCGCGGCGAGCAGAAGCGCCAGGACTGGTTGAAGGACTTCTACTTCGGGTCCGACGACCAGGTGGGCCTTCGCAACATCGTCGACAACCTCGGCGAGATCGACGCCCGCGCGCTCAACTCGACGCCCATCGGCGATGTCGCCACCCTCCGGTTCGGCAAGTACGGCCCCTACCTCGAGGTGCCCGACAAGGAGAATCCGGATGCCGAGCCGCGGCGCGTCAACATCCCCGAGGACCTCGCCCCCGACGAGCTGACCCCGGCGCGGGCGCAGGAGCTCATCGACGCCCCGGTCGCGGGCGACCGCGTGCTGGGGGAGAACCCCGCCAACGGCAAGCTCGTCGTCGTGAAGGACGGCCGCTTCGGCCCGTATGTGCAGGAGACCGACCCGCCCACGGCGGAAGAGGTCGACGAGGCGACCGGCGAGGTCGTCGCGGTCGCCGTGCCCGAGCCGGCACCGAAGAAGCGCGGCGCGAAGAAGGAGGCGGCACCCAAGCCGCGCACGGCGTCCCTCTTCAAGTCGATGTCGGTCGACACCATCGACCTCGACACGGCGCTGCAGCTGCTCGACCTTCCGCGCACCGTCGGCATCGACCCCGAGACCCAGACGCCGATCACCGCGCAGAACGGCCGGTACGGGCCCTACCTCAAGAAGGGCACCGACTCGCGGACGCTGCAGAGCGAGCAGCAGATCTTCGACATCACGCTCGACGAGGCGCTCGCGGTCTACGCGCAGCCGAAGTACGGTGCGCGCGGCGCGAGCTCGGCCCTCAAGGAGTTCGAGGCCGACCCGACCAGCGGCAAGGCGATCAAACTCAAGGACGGCCGCTTCGGGCCGTATGTCACCGACGGCGAGACCAACGCGACGATCCCGCGCGGCGAGGACGCGATGGAGGTCACGTTCGAACGTGCGGTGCAGCTGCTGGCCGACAAGCGGGCGAAGGGTCCGGCGAAGCGCCCCGCGCGGCGCACGACCACGACCCGCAAGCCCGCGGCGAAGAAGTGA
- a CDS encoding DUF4177 domain-containing protein has translation MTTWEYLTTPLLIHNTAAILNNWGKQGWELVQVVPGPEGGLVAYFKRPAGGGQQNAGLDAAAQAAQQFEGA, from the coding sequence ATGACGACGTGGGAGTACCTCACCACGCCCCTGCTGATCCACAACACCGCCGCGATCCTCAACAACTGGGGCAAGCAGGGCTGGGAGCTCGTCCAGGTCGTTCCTGGTCCTGAGGGCGGCCTGGTCGCCTACTTCAAGCGCCCCGCCGGGGGCGGACAGCAGAACGCCGGACTGGATGCCGCGGCCCAGGCCGCCCAGCAGTTCGAGGGGGCATGA
- a CDS encoding TadA family conjugal transfer-associated ATPase, producing MPVERHPSLAPFAAYLDDPDVTDLFVNGAEGLFVDRGAGVVSAREWRATEEEVRDLAVALIGAGGRHIDDASPCVDVRLEGGIRVHAVLPPIAPEGTVLSIRVPRLDVATLDDLARTGMFGDAVRRRLGEAIAGRVNLLVSGAAGAGKTTLLAALLAEAPPHERIVTIEDVAELRIAHPHHVRLEARQPNIEGTGGIGLARLVREALRMRPDRLVVGECRGDEVRELLSALNTGHDGGAGTVHANSLHDVPARLEALGALAGLDDRALARQAASAIGLVLHVERGANGARRIASAGHPVVGGDGRLAIEEARWDAE from the coding sequence ATGCCCGTGGAGCGGCATCCGTCACTCGCGCCGTTCGCGGCATACCTCGATGACCCCGACGTCACCGACCTGTTCGTCAACGGCGCTGAGGGGCTGTTCGTCGATCGCGGCGCCGGAGTCGTCTCGGCGCGAGAGTGGCGCGCCACAGAAGAAGAGGTGCGCGATCTCGCGGTCGCCCTCATCGGCGCGGGCGGGCGTCATATCGACGACGCGTCGCCGTGCGTGGACGTCCGGCTGGAGGGCGGCATCCGTGTGCACGCGGTGCTGCCGCCCATCGCGCCGGAGGGGACGGTGCTGTCGATCCGCGTGCCCCGCCTCGACGTCGCGACGCTCGACGATCTGGCGCGCACCGGCATGTTCGGCGACGCCGTCCGCCGCCGGCTCGGCGAGGCGATCGCCGGGCGCGTGAACCTGCTGGTCTCCGGAGCTGCGGGCGCGGGCAAGACGACGCTGCTCGCCGCGCTGCTCGCGGAGGCGCCGCCGCACGAGCGGATCGTCACGATCGAAGACGTCGCCGAGCTTCGCATCGCGCATCCCCATCACGTTCGTCTGGAGGCGCGTCAGCCGAACATCGAAGGCACCGGTGGCATCGGCCTGGCGCGCCTGGTGCGCGAAGCGCTGCGCATGCGGCCCGACCGGCTCGTGGTCGGCGAGTGCCGTGGGGACGAGGTGCGCGAGCTGCTCTCCGCTCTCAACACCGGCCACGACGGCGGCGCGGGCACGGTGCACGCGAACAGCCTGCACGACGTGCCGGCGCGGCTCGAGGCGCTCGGCGCACTGGCAGGGCTCGACGATCGGGCGCTCGCCCGGCAGGCGGCGAGTGCGATCGGACTGGTGCTGCACGTGGAACGAGGCGCGAACGGCGCGCGTCGGATCGCGTCGGCCGGGCATCCGGTGGTGGGCGGCGACGGCCGCCTCGCGATCGAGGAGGCGCGATGGGACGCGGAATGA
- a CDS encoding DUF4244 domain-containing protein, with amino-acid sequence MSFLWATTPVPRLTRRRAERLFLPRGDGHGHGSADDAGAATAEYAIATMAAVAFAGLLVVIMRSDEVRGILTELVRRALTVA; translated from the coding sequence ATGTCCTTCCTCTGGGCCACCACCCCGGTGCCGCGTCTCACCCGCCGACGCGCCGAGCGGCTGTTCCTCCCGCGAGGCGACGGCCACGGCCACGGATCGGCCGACGATGCCGGTGCCGCGACCGCGGAGTACGCCATCGCGACCATGGCGGCGGTGGCCTTCGCCGGTCTCCTGGTCGTCATCATGCGCAGCGACGAGGTGCGTGGCATCCTGACGGAGCTCGTGCGCCGCGCACTCACGGTGGCATGA
- the acs gene encoding acetate--CoA ligase, with product MSEQSPLTQSGSSQIDHLLNEDRRFAPTADFADNAVATAQLYEQAKTDRLGFWAEQARDLHWHKPFTEVLDWSNPPFAQWFADGELNVAYNCLDRHVEAGNGDRVALLWEGEPGDERRVTYAELTDEVKRLANVLEGLGIGQGDRVAIYLPMIPEAVASMLAVARIGAIHSVVFGGFSADSLRARIDDAGAKLVITADGGYRKGKVSPLKPAVDMALGDRGTGAQETVEHVLVVKRGDNEVDWTDERDLWWHDVVPAASGEHEAQAFPAENPLFILYTSGTTGKPKGILHTSGGYLTQSAFTNKVVHDIHPETDVYWCTADIGWVTGHSYVTYGPLANGVTQVLYEGTPDAPHPGRWWEIVQKYGVTVLYTAPTAIRSFMKLGRAIPQQFDLSSLRLLGSVGEPINPEAWMWYRKIIGGKTAPIVDTWWQTETGSIMISALPGVTETKPGSAQVPLPGISIDVVDEDGTHVGNGNGGLLVVTEPWPSMLRGIWGDPERFVETYWEKFQKQGYYFAGDGARLDDDGDVWLLGRVDDVMNVSGHRLSTTEIESALVAHEATAEAAVVGASDETTGQAVVAFVIIKQSYLDEHDVEGLGQTLRQWVGEQIGPIARPRDVYIVGELPKTRSGKIMRRLLRDVAEGREVGDTTTLADTAVMSVISAQVK from the coding sequence ATGAGCGAACAGTCCCCCCTCACGCAGTCCGGCAGCAGCCAGATCGACCATCTCCTGAACGAGGATCGACGCTTCGCGCCCACCGCCGATTTCGCCGACAACGCGGTCGCCACCGCCCAGCTGTACGAACAGGCGAAGACCGATCGGCTCGGCTTCTGGGCCGAACAGGCGCGCGACCTCCACTGGCACAAGCCCTTCACCGAGGTGCTGGACTGGTCGAACCCGCCGTTCGCCCAGTGGTTCGCCGACGGCGAGCTCAACGTCGCCTACAACTGCCTCGACCGCCATGTCGAGGCAGGCAACGGCGACCGCGTCGCGCTGCTCTGGGAGGGTGAGCCCGGCGACGAGCGTCGCGTCACCTATGCCGAGCTCACCGACGAGGTGAAGCGGCTCGCGAACGTGCTCGAGGGTCTTGGGATCGGACAGGGCGACCGCGTCGCGATCTACCTGCCGATGATCCCCGAGGCGGTCGCCTCGATGCTGGCGGTGGCGCGCATCGGCGCCATCCACTCCGTCGTGTTCGGCGGCTTCTCCGCCGACAGCCTGCGTGCGCGCATCGACGACGCCGGCGCCAAGCTCGTGATCACCGCCGACGGCGGCTACCGCAAGGGCAAGGTCTCGCCTCTCAAGCCCGCGGTCGACATGGCACTCGGCGACCGGGGCACGGGGGCGCAGGAGACGGTCGAGCACGTCCTGGTCGTCAAGCGCGGCGACAACGAGGTCGACTGGACCGACGAGCGCGATCTGTGGTGGCACGATGTCGTCCCGGCCGCGTCCGGCGAGCACGAGGCCCAGGCCTTCCCGGCCGAGAACCCGCTGTTCATCCTCTACACGTCGGGAACCACCGGAAAGCCCAAGGGCATCCTCCACACCTCCGGCGGCTACCTCACCCAGTCGGCGTTCACCAACAAGGTCGTGCACGACATCCACCCCGAGACCGACGTCTACTGGTGCACGGCCGACATCGGCTGGGTCACCGGCCACTCGTACGTCACCTACGGTCCGCTCGCCAACGGCGTGACGCAGGTGCTGTACGAGGGGACTCCGGATGCCCCGCACCCGGGTCGCTGGTGGGAGATCGTGCAGAAGTACGGGGTCACGGTGCTCTACACGGCGCCGACCGCGATCCGCTCGTTCATGAAGCTCGGCCGCGCCATCCCCCAGCAGTTCGACCTGTCGTCGCTGCGGCTCCTGGGTTCGGTGGGCGAGCCCATCAACCCCGAGGCGTGGATGTGGTACCGCAAGATCATCGGCGGCAAGACGGCGCCGATCGTCGACACGTGGTGGCAGACCGAGACCGGGTCGATCATGATCTCGGCGCTCCCCGGTGTCACAGAGACGAAGCCCGGCTCGGCGCAGGTGCCGCTTCCCGGCATCTCCATCGACGTCGTCGACGAGGACGGCACGCACGTCGGCAACGGCAACGGCGGTCTCCTCGTCGTCACGGAGCCGTGGCCGTCGATGCTGCGCGGCATCTGGGGCGACCCGGAGCGCTTCGTCGAGACGTACTGGGAGAAGTTCCAGAAGCAGGGCTACTACTTCGCCGGCGACGGGGCACGCCTCGACGACGACGGGGACGTGTGGCTGCTCGGCCGCGTCGACGACGTCATGAACGTGTCGGGGCACCGCCTGTCGACCACCGAGATCGAGTCGGCGCTGGTGGCGCACGAGGCCACCGCCGAGGCGGCCGTCGTCGGGGCCTCCGACGAGACCACCGGGCAGGCCGTCGTGGCGTTCGTCATCATCAAGCAGTCGTACCTCGACGAGCACGATGTGGAGGGTCTCGGCCAGACGCTGCGGCAGTGGGTCGGCGAGCAGATCGGTCCGATCGCCCGCCCGCGCGACGTCTACATCGTGGGAGAGCTGCCCAAGACCCGCTCCGGCAAGATCATGCGCCGCCTCCTCCGCGATGTCGCCGAGGGCCGCGAGGTCGGAGACACGACGACGCTCGCCGACACCGCCGTCATGTCGGTGATCTCGGCCCAGGTCAAGTAG
- a CDS encoding type II secretion system F family protein yields the protein MGRGMNERHAPHAGRGSGRGGVAALRRSLPKRSSSSPVADVAETVLRLAVLLQAGVSPARAWEHLAHSGDPAAEHVASSIGEGVPLPQAIASAGAGAWREVGIACQVALVVGAPLAECLRGLAVALRDAHEAADDVRVALAEPAGTARLMSWLPLVAVGLGAALGFDTFGTLFTNPLGLACLAGGGVLIVVAQRWTARLVRSAQSAGDVPGLDAELIAIALTGGVSIDRARAVVRDAHVLSSPRARSDEPRGDAAAGVDAAALGHEADGVDAVLALSKSAGVPAVELLRASAAHARHRARIDGRLRVARLSSRLLLPLGVCTLPAFLLLGVAPMMLSVMSTMSVSL from the coding sequence ATGGGACGCGGAATGAACGAGCGACACGCGCCGCACGCGGGGCGGGGGAGCGGGCGAGGAGGCGTCGCGGCGCTCCGGCGGTCGCTGCCGAAGCGGTCGTCCTCATCGCCGGTGGCGGACGTCGCCGAGACGGTGCTGCGGCTCGCCGTGCTGCTGCAGGCCGGGGTGTCTCCGGCACGGGCGTGGGAGCATCTCGCGCACAGCGGCGATCCCGCGGCCGAGCACGTGGCCTCGTCGATCGGCGAAGGGGTGCCGCTGCCACAGGCGATCGCGAGTGCAGGGGCGGGCGCCTGGCGTGAAGTGGGGATCGCCTGTCAGGTCGCCCTGGTGGTCGGAGCGCCCCTTGCGGAGTGCCTTCGCGGGCTGGCGGTCGCGCTGCGCGACGCGCACGAGGCCGCCGACGACGTACGCGTCGCGCTGGCCGAGCCGGCCGGCACGGCGCGACTCATGAGCTGGCTGCCGCTGGTCGCCGTGGGACTGGGCGCCGCGCTCGGCTTCGACACCTTCGGGACCCTGTTCACGAACCCGCTGGGCCTCGCCTGCCTCGCCGGCGGCGGCGTTCTCATCGTGGTCGCGCAACGCTGGACGGCGCGGCTGGTCCGCAGTGCGCAGTCCGCCGGCGACGTGCCGGGCCTCGATGCCGAGCTGATCGCGATCGCCTTGACCGGTGGGGTCTCGATCGATCGCGCGCGTGCGGTGGTGCGTGATGCTCACGTGTTGAGCAGCCCGCGTGCACGCAGCGACGAACCGCGCGGCGATGCTGCGGCAGGGGTAGACGCTGCCGCACTGGGTCACGAGGCCGACGGAGTGGATGCGGTGCTGGCGCTGTCGAAGAGCGCCGGCGTGCCGGCGGTCGAGCTGCTGCGCGCCTCGGCTGCCCACGCGCGCCACCGCGCCCGCATCGACGGACGACTGCGCGTCGCCCGGCTGTCCTCGCGGCTGCTTCTTCCGCTCGGCGTCTGCACCCTGCCCGCGTTCCTCCTTCTCGGCGTCGCGCCGATGATGCTGAGCGTCATGTCCACGATGTCGGTCTCGCTGTGA
- a CDS encoding RidA family protein: MSVSDRLAELGIALPGVVPPVASYVPAKAHGDLVYTAGQLPMVSGALPATGKVGDGEGLVPAADAKGYARQSALNAIAAAAAAVGGVDRLTGVVKVTGFVASVPEFTGQPGVINGASEVLGDIFGDAGTHARSAVGVPVLPLDAPVEVEVVFSYA, translated from the coding sequence ATGAGCGTGAGCGACCGTCTCGCCGAACTCGGCATCGCCCTTCCCGGCGTCGTCCCGCCCGTCGCCTCGTACGTGCCGGCGAAGGCGCACGGCGATCTCGTCTACACCGCCGGCCAGCTTCCCATGGTGTCGGGCGCCCTCCCGGCGACCGGCAAGGTGGGGGATGGCGAAGGCCTCGTCCCCGCGGCTGACGCCAAGGGATACGCCCGCCAGAGCGCCCTCAACGCCATCGCCGCCGCCGCGGCCGCCGTCGGCGGAGTCGACCGGCTTACCGGCGTGGTGAAGGTCACCGGTTTCGTGGCCTCCGTCCCGGAGTTCACGGGCCAGCCGGGCGTCATCAACGGCGCCAGCGAGGTGCTCGGCGACATCTTCGGCGACGCCGGCACGCACGCCCGGTCCGCCGTGGGCGTCCCGGTGCTGCCGCTCGATGCACCCGTCGAGGTCGAGGTCGTCTTCTCGTACGCCTGA
- a CDS encoding Rv3654c family TadE-like protein, whose translation MPGTIAVTGIVAAAALLTSGLAVVGAAAVAGQRLASAADAGALAAADAASGAVPGIPCARAAEVAGTFGAVVDACDLDELVATITVSLQLGPVTARSSARAGPPP comes from the coding sequence ATGCCGGGAACCATCGCCGTCACGGGTATCGTGGCGGCCGCAGCACTCCTCACGTCCGGCCTCGCGGTGGTGGGAGCTGCGGCCGTCGCGGGGCAGCGTCTCGCGTCGGCGGCGGACGCCGGCGCGCTGGCGGCCGCGGATGCGGCGTCCGGCGCGGTTCCCGGCATCCCGTGCGCCCGCGCGGCGGAGGTCGCGGGCACATTCGGAGCGGTCGTGGACGCCTGCGATCTCGACGAACTGGTGGCGACGATCACCGTCTCGCTGCAGCTCGGACCGGTCACCGCTCGGTCCTCGGCCCGCGCGGGGCCGCCACCCTGA
- a CDS encoding TadE family type IV pilus minor pilin — translation MTRPRLGDDQRLRRLAGKRLRPGVDKRLGPSVDQRLRPSADKRLRRGADTGAVVAEFAVALPAIALVLVLGVGALAGAARQVRLQDAVADAARLSARGESDQRARDAVSASVAGASVEIAPRGDLVCVSASASALFGFQIRATGCALGGGL, via the coding sequence ATGACCCGTCCGCGGCTGGGCGACGACCAGCGCCTGCGGCGCCTTGCCGGCAAGCGCCTGCGGCCGGGTGTCGACAAGCGGCTAGGGCCGAGTGTCGACCAGCGCCTGCGGCCCAGTGCCGATAAGCGCCTGCGGCGCGGTGCCGACACCGGTGCGGTCGTCGCCGAGTTCGCGGTCGCGCTGCCCGCCATCGCGCTGGTGCTCGTCCTCGGCGTCGGCGCGCTCGCCGGGGCAGCACGCCAGGTGCGGCTGCAGGACGCGGTCGCCGACGCCGCACGCCTGAGCGCCCGTGGCGAGTCCGATCAGCGGGCGCGTGATGCCGTGTCGGCGTCGGTGGCGGGGGCATCTGTCGAGATCGCCCCACGCGGCGACCTGGTGTGCGTGAGCGCATCGGCATCCGCCCTCTTCGGCTTCCAGATCCGGGCCACCGGCTGCGCCCTGGGCGGCGGACTGTGA
- the tmk gene encoding dTMP kinase — translation MTADPAPRSGSAEGRPATAGLFVTFEGGDGAGKTTQAALLEEWLTDAGRTVVRTREPGGTEVGVLIRDIVLHHRGEVAPRAEALLYAADRAHHIETLVRPALARGEVVIQDRYLDSSVAYQGAGRVLGRDEVRDLSLWATEGLLPDVTVLLDLDPATARARLDADDKPFDRLEAEKEHFHARVREEFLALADAEPGRFLVLDASRPAEELAAAVRERVARLLGAAPA, via the coding sequence GTGACGGCGGACCCGGCCCCGCGATCCGGTTCCGCCGAGGGCCGACCGGCCACCGCCGGGCTGTTCGTCACGTTCGAGGGTGGTGACGGCGCCGGCAAGACCACCCAGGCGGCGCTTCTCGAGGAATGGCTGACGGATGCCGGCCGCACCGTCGTGCGCACACGCGAGCCCGGCGGCACGGAGGTCGGGGTGCTCATCCGCGACATCGTGCTGCACCATCGGGGCGAGGTGGCGCCCCGCGCGGAAGCGCTGCTGTACGCCGCTGACCGGGCCCACCACATCGAGACGCTCGTGCGCCCGGCCCTCGCCCGGGGCGAGGTCGTGATCCAGGACCGCTACCTCGACTCGTCGGTCGCCTACCAGGGCGCCGGACGCGTGCTCGGCCGAGACGAGGTGCGCGACCTCTCGCTGTGGGCGACGGAGGGCCTGCTTCCGGACGTCACGGTGCTCCTGGACCTCGACCCGGCGACGGCCCGCGCGCGGCTCGACGCCGACGACAAGCCCTTCGACCGGCTCGAGGCCGAGAAGGAGCATTTCCACGCGCGCGTACGGGAGGAGTTCCTGGCCCTCGCCGATGCCGAGCCCGGCCGCTTCCTCGTGCTGGACGCGTCCCGGCCGGCCGAGGAGCTCGCCGCCGCCGTGCGGGAGCGTGTCGCGCGGCTGCTCGGCGCCGCCCCGGCATAG